The region aaaaaaaaaaatactggcaGTAGTAGATGGGTCCACATTTTCGAACCTTGAAAGTAtattattttgctaaaaattgttatttattccaaaattgatcACACATATTCTGATTAGATCTCTATGAGGggaaattataatatttcatttaattaagCCACAGATATGGCGATTGCATGATTACCTGCTACCTGATTTTCATCCTGCTGGTGAGTAAATGACCTTTTTTCCCCTCCgattttttgttatgtttgatttatcgttttcttcattttcatatattcaaatcaactcgCGGAGTGGACTTGGACTTCAGATAGTTTGCAGGTCGTACGATTAACAGTCATGAGCCATTATATTATAATAGGTATTATATTTGTGGAAGGATCAAGGGGATGTGGGGGTGGGGGATCGGGTGGCAAACGATCAAAGATGTGACGTCATATTTTACATGCAATTTAGTAGTAATACTTTGAGTTATACACGACCCAGAGCTCTCCGTCTTTTTAACTTTTTTCCTTCAGTTTTTACCCCCTTTTTCTCCCTCCCCCCACactatttgaaaaatcattCGCAGCAGTCAACCCCTGCCCCCATGTTCCACCGGCCCTGACGATCAAACAAACCCAAAGGTTGCCTTAGAAACTATAGGCCTACCATCAATAATGGCAATATGAAACGGAGTTTGGTCTCACCACGAAAATTCCCGTCAGTACATAGCAATTCGATTGAAATTGCCAAGGATTTGTCAGGAATGGCATGGGGGGATTCAAATCTCATCAAACTGACCAAACTGCTTTCATTTTTCTGACTGCTTTCCCGCCAAAACCAAGTCAGACAAATCCTCCTTCGTCCCATCCGTCTAGAGTTTCCCGATCATTCTTTTGATCGTAATTCACCGCGGCATTCGCCTTTCGATCTCGCATGCTCAAACACATGTTAGTgtaatatatcatatttatattttattattctatttatccagcccccttttttctttcctgaagAAGCGTTTCGTTGtcttcattttttggggggcactTGTACTTGAAACAACTATTAGTGTTTGTCTTGTTCTGAAtttagatcattttttttaatataaaaaaaaattgtttctccTGATCATGTGACTACTGATATTAAACGTATTTGacctttgaatttgaaaaaaaacacacatcaTAGTAAAAATTAAAACATCTTAAAACTGAATAGTGCTTAATTACTTAATCGCTATAGGCCTATCGAATAAGCGATTTAACTTATAGTAACAAGCGCATATCCAGGATTGTGCAACCCGGGGGCCCAACCTAATTTTGGCGTCGATCCCAATGAACTTTTCGGAAAACGGCGCCCCCTCATCAtaggtgccttaaatgcatgatgaattatcttatttcataatcacgTGATAATAGGCTAAGACCACCTCTTTAGTAGGCCTAAGTGTcccgggggccgtttcataaagctgttcgtaagttaagagcgactggtgaacctttctaagccatcgccaatgaacatttatataagtaggggaaggcggggtaagttgagcataggggcgttgagccaccagccccaggccaataatgaatgagtcagacattatggtggtgtcatgtattgatgacccacaGCATAACCCCTAAACcaaccacattgttttcaactttgaaactaaaagtttttttttagggaaaaatatgaatttcagccaaaaaagtaaaaaagagtgtgaaatggATAAGTcctttatacacacacacacacgtctttaaatataataaggACATGAttgtccaggtatggatcttcattcttgtcatagtcttttatatgatggatgcataataaatgtgtggatacaaaattatcgcactaagttcggactggggtaagttgagccaaacagcatggggcaagttgagccatggtgattcttatggtaatgtatcttaaaaaaacaaacaaaccataaaaatcgattgaaatgcaggctgaaaggagcaaatttacatgactgctcttttccttttaaaggatgtagtatttatagagaattagcaagtgaaaagactttaaacaaaaaattgacatgctggttctccccctcatacattttgtacatagtttttgtggctcaacttaacccagaaggtggctcaattttacccccacagatggggcaagttgagccatttgacacctttttttcaaaggtgacaattactttcagtgtgggggtagaaagttatatataggtgaaaaatatttcagtagaattaaatttcaaggcaagggacttatttcgacaagattattaatcacatcaattctaacatgcaaaaagtaaaaattgtcacaacttaccccgccttcccctacgtattgtgaccatgaacaggatgagtATCTTTCTAAACAATAATATTGATgcgagcattttttttctctcatctccttttatcaataatttgtttCCCAGCCAATCGAGACCAAGGATTTCACTACAAttattgtcagcactgacaatctACATCCTCCTTtaatttgttataattattttctttgggggggcatttcatgaattGGATGTTTTTAAACGTCGcgtcacaataaaaaaaaatacacgaaAATGCGCgcgcataaaatttgcataatgaaTTGAACTTTGTTACAACGTCGAGAAATGTCGTGAATGATTAGTCATGTTTCCGCTCCTTTTTCTTTGTCTATTGGACATCAACAGGTCTATGGGAATGATACAAGATGGCACTATCAAAAGTCATAAGGTAATACTAACATTTTCTTTATGCACGATAATCgttttatcaataaaattcaACTCAAGACCTGAGTCGGGAACTTGACTCGTGATTGACCGCGCTGCCGCAAAAGGTACGGTACCGGTACCGCCCGTATCGCTGGCTGCCCTCGCCTTAGTCTCAGACCGGAACCGACCGGGCGGCAGCCCGATTAAATTGCTCTGTCATTGACATTGACATTGTCGAAAGTAGTTTACCCAgatgttgtgtatccggacgggtggtgtgtccggacgatcaatttttagaatgtcatttggaaaaatttacaagcgaagtttcatcaatttttagtacaaaatgttaggaaatattatatataaagaacaaaatagaaaatgattacaagtaatgaattcatattttagtgtaatccacagacaaaaaagaaggcttcaaaaaattaaagtgtccggacacccgaccccccatcctaacGGTTAGGCCCTTGGCCTAATTCAATTGCTTGCGGACCAGCTTAACATTTTTAGCTGAAGAAACTGAAAGGAAACTACCGCTATTGAAATCGGGAaacttcaaaaattataataaattatctaggcctagatctactttgtttgattttctttcatatcaatcatatcaatttattattaggcctaggcctatgtTAGGTTTATAAAACTTAAATTAAaaagtaggcctagatctaagtgCCTTTGCTTCGGctttttttagttttacttTGACTTGACTTgagtaaaattcaataacttaagAACATAGCCTAACGTTAAATTGAAATCCTTGATATTAATAAAATGGGTAGGGGGCCTATGTCAGTGGACTGTATTACCAAACACTTTAcaaattcaatcatatcaaaagcaaaattttcttgaaattctTTAAACTTCCACCATGAATACACAAGTCCCTacaatttaaatacaaaaaataaagtcaAGATGTAAAATTTTGGCcgagatcatttttttttcatgaaatcagcTTTCGAGCCCACCCCTCTTTGCATGTAAAATAGTTTGGTCCCTTGGAAACAGTATTGTATTAAATACTGAAAACTGTTTTCTGTTGGAAAAGTTGAAAAATCACATCTTCTATtttgaacatattttgtaattgtaGTTTTGAGAAAGCAAAGACTTTGaatgtgtttttgtctttctattcaaattccatttAAAAGGATGTTTCAAATTTCAAAGCATATTGAAATTACCTTCCTGTAAATTGAGTAAATGGGTGTGTTCGGTTATACTTATAAGTATGTACAGCACTGGTCGATAGTAAAATCACTCACTATAATCTATAGGATCGATAGGCCTAAACAATTTGCCTAATATAATACTacctctacagtgcgtataaaaaaaaacgggacagatttgaaaagtctataaaatttgtgtttcaaattatgatctctatattttggtgtcaatatgtgctctggagtcttatccttcaaatgccattaaaataatttagtttcgttcatgcttgagcgaacacggaatgtttttgtttggggtaaaaaaggaggcttgcgccaaaatggcataagatgataaatatgatggtcggacttcttgcaaatcagcagacttcctcttaaccttttcattatctttgtcataattttcgaattatgcggtcaaaattcatttccaaatctacttatttgcttgaatagtcCTGTTGTTCCTTTTTGACATGTTCTCTTTAAGCTTTGAAAAATTTTAGTCCTTAGGCaacaacatttttgaaaaagtcaaagtatgggagagcgtgtgtttttttttcaaatcctttcattgtgtgctacaaaggttatggtgcctttgaacagctGTGGCATACTGAGGGGTGGGTGCTCCGGgtgctcccccccaaaaaaaaaaaaaaaaaaaaattatgaccaaggaaaaaagtggaaaggaaaataacagaaaacatagaaagtgaagtatgatataattttctgaatattatgtcaaaatcacaaaatttgatattttaataaaaaagtggaaatgtTAGCTTGCTCGCTTTACAACTTGCTCCTTCAAAACTGACtaaatacaccattgccattgaaagacatgaatcctttcctatTTGTCCTGTCAATCACATAATTAAAcatggtgaaggattcaataacccttgaaaatatgattcatgtcttttataggtaccaaaACAtcatttgtttcacataatcattattaaaggtatcataacataatttgtttcacataataaagcgatttgaataattacaaattctcccaattaataatgcaaatcttcttacttgggttgacaaaaagtctattcttttcttacttatgaaggaaaattcaaaggtaaaagaagtttaaatgaaaaacaatataattcagttaaataaataaatttgtaaatgaaatctGACAGCattattcgaaaattatggcaaagataatgaaaagattaagaggaagtctgctgattagccaaaagtctaattatcaaatttctcatttctgcaattttggcgcaagcctctttttgaacccccgacaaaaatgtcccgtgttcgctcaagcatgaacaaaatttattttcttaaatggcattttaaagataagaTCCTAGAGCATCTGTTAACATCAagatatagatataataatttgaaacaaattttttatagacttcaaaactgtcccgtttttttttatacgcactgtataaaatgTAGAtctaaaataaatgtgattgtATTTTCGTTTTTACAGTTTGAGAccctaattattatttttctttattccagGATGTTGTTTTTCTGGATTCATTTGCGTATGGGACTGACAATGTTAACTTCTTACGATTCaagtttttctttccttcagtAAGTAGAAATATGTAACAAACGTTTATATCAATgtgaaattcaattcattttgaaaCATTCTGCTGACATTCAAACACACGGTACTTGTatacatttatttgaatgtttttgATGATATGTTTCAATTACTGCTACCAGTATATATGTCAGTGATATGAGTTCACactaatgttatttattaaggCTTCTGACCATTGGTAATTCTGTCAATTTATTCCTTTCTACGCAGAATCCTCATAACTATGAACTTGTGATGTTTGGTGATTCTGTCAATCAGTGGCCTTTTATCAGACAAAATGAAGAAAGTTTGGTAAGTTGAAATGCATTTGATTGTCCCCCATTGTTCATTGTAGATatacagtaaatcctcaaataATTTGCAATTGTATACAGAAAATTACCTATTTTGGAGTCCCTGTAGGCCCTTTCTTTAAttgcaaaattaaaatgtttattgtgAGTGCATtgaagatgtaaaatgtaattttgctttcatttatatttttgacTAGCTATGCAATTTGagattttaaactttttattgcATATATGTCTATTCTAGTTAGAATGGATATAACGTCTTATCAATTCTTTTGAGTATTTAGCTAGATTATGGAGCTTTATTTTCATAGGATGAACAAAACttgtatttttaagaaaaacaaCACAAGTCATTCATTCAATTTCCATACAGAAGTTCAAATTATATTCTTGTAcattgaataatacaataagatacatgtatgatagaGCAAAGTACTTGTATCAAGATTTATAAAATTGTGTCCATACATAAGAAATGAAGGGGTCTATTATAAAAGTAAAGCTTGTAGAATGTGGTTCCAATTGGTAATTACAAACACACAGCACATGTAGATGTTATTGAATGCTTGATGAATGAAgacaaaatgcaaataaatgtacaaaaatatgtaGTAGGTCAAGTTTTGTCAAAGttttaaagatttatttcatacttctGTTTAGAAAACCAAGTATGAATTTCCAGGGAGATGGTTTCATGATGGCATTATTGAGCAATCCATACAAGTATTTGTATTGAACTTTGTTGAGATagattctttctccttttttttgttcttagtCATGCACTGAAAAAGTTTCCAAAATCATAGACCCGAGTTTCAAGGTCAACCTGAGTGAATCATCAGACCAGTGTAAAGTGACTTGgaaatcaaaagaaaaggtaaagttGTTCAGGTTACActtctgattaaaaaaattatttcattgatcTGAGTTTTAAATGTTGCAGCattttcatatcttcattagatatcaAGGTATAATCTTTGAATTCTACTCATAGTTCTTGTTCCttttacatttcaaaatgtatcaGCCTTGATATTCAATCTTCCTTTACCTTGTAGCTTGTGggtaaaaaaagattgaaagttttaaccttttttattgttttcacatcatgtatatatatgtacatgtatgacttgTTCTACATCTTTGTCTGATAGCAAGGATTCAGTATTTACACGTTAAAACAAAAAAGGTCAAACATTCATTCATTAGCATTAagatattcagatcagtgataaaaaaatcatgcgccAAATGttacatattacatgtatacatactttttgtatttttgcaatacatgtaggtaagtTAGCATGATACCAGTCATTTAATATCTTCATTGGATAACATTAAGATGAATTAACAATATTAAAGAGTTATAGCTCAATTCATGTGATTATGAAAGTAATcttattgatgatttttttttgtaaaagaaataattttgttaAGAGTCATTGTTTTAAAGTACTGCAGTTGATTATGATAGTTTAATATCTTCATCAGATAACATTAAGATGAATTAGTCAAACATATTATAAATTTTAAAGACTTATTGCTCAATTCATGTCATTATGAAGTTATCTTATTGAGGACTTTGTCAAAGAAACAATTTCGTCAAGAGAATGTGCTTTAAGCTACTGCAGTTGATGCTGATATTTTAATATCTTCATCAGATAACATTGagatcaataataattattagtaaaccacatttatatattttaaagtaTTATTCCTCCATTACTAAGATGATTAAAGTATTCTTATTGAGGGATTTTCTTGGCCAAAGAAATCAATTTATCAAAAGATGATATGTTTTCTTGTAAAATAACTTGATGTCAATAGCTTAATATCTTCATCAGATAACAGTAAGGTGAATAGGACAACtgtattgaaaaataattgtgCTCAATTTCTGTGAggatgaaaatattcttattgAGGGTGTTCATAGTAAAAGGCAAAGCCATCAAGAGGTATTACTTTTTCTTGTAAAGCAACAtcatcagtggcggaccgtgacctggaggagacaaagcattggaggggcacagcattgttcacaaacgtACAGTGCCCCCTCattgctttgtctcctccgggtcacagtccgccactgaacatcatgaatattaatttcatataataatagcATATTCAATAagtttgaaatgtattttcagTTGATTTATCACATATCAACTACCGTACCTGGCAGAAGAGACTTAAATAATTCGCAcgtcattgcaaacaaaaatACCTGTAAACACCTCTCATACAGGGTATATCGCATTGAGATTTTTCTCCAAGGAATAAAAAACAGACTACTTCTACATCTTCACCTGAtagcagaaatttttaaaatgtttttatttctgaaaaaaatgataagtctGCTTCATAATGATTGCTTTTTatgtgaatttcaaagaaaaactgATTATTGCACACAAAAACACTCCCCTAGTtactttgaaaaagaaaaaaaacttgttctaattcaaataaataaagagaaagtCAAAGGCATTTAACATTATTTGCAATTCATGGAGTCAGTCTATAAGCTCCCATTCAATTTACTTGTATTACAGAAGTAGTTGTCAGTataaccaaacatttttttataaaaaatgtgTATCATGATGTTGTTTGAAAGTCATGCTTATAAATGTACATGATATAAATGCAAGCAGCTGGAAAGTTTTAATGACATCAGCTAAAGGTGACatatacaaattttgattttatattcTTAACATCAGTATAAAGGAATGAATTGGGGTACTTTAATACTTTGTCAAATGTCACCTCGACAAACTTTAGGCTAATATGGTCCAATCATTTGTGAATTAATTAGCTTTATATTCCTTTGCATTACATTAAACCAATTGATCCCTGAACAAAGCCTATGGTAAGTCAGAATTCAATTTTCAGAGGGTTAAACAATTGTCGGATTATCAGAGGAACAAAATTGTAGCTTCAAAACTGGAAagggaatttttttctttttaaagaaccTGTGTAATGTTTTATTGATGTATTCCATGGACAAGACCAGAATATTTGCCacaaagtttttttcatatcaaaatagTGGCTTCTGTGCAGAGGATACAAAGATTTCTCTTCAAACAAGAGGCCTCGTCGATACTTCTTCAACCTAGCAAACTGCCATGGAGGAGAAGTACCTGGAATTTGGAATGTGACTTACAGACTTCATATGACTAATGGACTTAAGAGCCTGGAAAGGGAATTTTCTTATGATGAGAGGTGTAAGTTGTTTTTAACATCCATTGAATAGTACCTTCTGACcaactatcttttttttattctatggGAACCATCCCTACTTTCGACAATGAGAAAGGTATTTCCTCAACTTAACCATGTTCCTACTTTTGCACAAATTTGTCAAGAAAAGTAATGAAATCAACGAAATTTATTATGTCTGAAATATAGGTATCATTAATCATTTGTCTTCATTTTTAGGTAGATATATGAAAATGCTTTGAAAAATCTTTTTGGGGggatttatacttttttttattatactgctatgaaaaatatatttttagttgctgaaaatatgaaatgaatgtgATGAAAAGTAAAAAGCTAGTGCACTTTCCAGATACTGTTTTTTTCAGTATAAAACACAATCACAATAAACACATTCTCATGCAGAACTTATCTTAAGggtcattcatgaattcattgtAGATTGTTTTTTTCCTCTTCAGATTTGATGGTGACTGATCTTGGATTTTTGTTCTCATATCTTGGAATATTTCTAGTAGCAACCGTCAACCATGGTATGTATCCTGTGATCTCTAAAACTTGTGTAATATaatctttttttgggggggggccaTGGTGGAAAAATGACATAATGttagtaaaaaaattatatctttAAAAGGTAATCTActtatttgtttgaaaatttgttattctaTCCAAATAAAtttggatttttatttttcaggaaTAGCTTTGATATAAATATGTCTTTTATGCTGCACACCATTGAAGGTGGTTACCACAGGATTTGAATGTTTGCACCTGCATGTTATTCCCATTTTTAATTCTTAATATATAAAGAGTTTTTTGACAATCATCTTCAGCTTGGTTCATGTTGGGTCATGTATGCGTATTTGAGTGACGATGGTCGGATTATTTTGGGAATATAAAGGTCAACGGTCAGAGAAGTCATTGTATACGAGTGCATGTACGTGAAAACTGCTTGTAATGTCATTGCAATAACTTAAAGAACAATTATATAATTTGTGTTGAAGTCAGTGTTTGGATCCGATTATGAAGTCAGTACTCATAGAGGACATGGCTTTTTGCTGCTCATTGTCACTATTTCTAGGTCCAATTGATTAAGCAAGATTTGTTTCATGAGAAATACAACCTGATTATGAAAGTTCTTGAAAACTTTTAAGTTAAGTGCCGTGTAATATATTTCAAACCTGGCAATAACTACTCCAGGCATAATTCTTCAACTGCGTGCTCAATCCATCTAAATTTACATGTGTATTCAATGTCTGGTCCCTATTACATCAGAAAAGGTATCCTACATTCTGCGCATTGGACAAGTTCCAAGACATTCTCTCCAGCGACTATTGCTCTACTATCAATTCCACAAACTCAACTTCAACTCTGTATTTAACACTCAAATGATAAAAGTTTGGAGATTTTGTGGTAAGAGCAAATGTCTTGTTGCAATTGGACCAGTAAACTGAATATTAAATAGAAAAAGTCACGTTTCCATAACGTATAAACGATTGTGTTGCAGTAACTCTGTTCAGGAAGCACCTCCTCCATGTGACTTACAGACTGTTCTATCTTAGTCTTAGTCTTCAGCTGATTTCTTTACTACTCCACTGCATTGCCATGGGTTGCTTCTCCAATAATGGCATTAGTCTTCCCAGGTTGAACAATTCAGGTTTGTGGTGTTATATTATTCTTGTTTGGTTGATGTTCATGTTTGAATGAAACATCTGTAACTATCATTgtgattattataattattatcattgttatgttTATTTACAGTAATATCAGTGGTAATAGCCTTAGTAAAGTAGTGGTAGTATCATTGTTCATATTGTTATAAATTGTTATGATAGTGAGAATAAAACATGTTCATATTACACATTGATTATGCAAAGAAAGAGACCTTAATAATGCTATTGTTTAGTATCACaggaaaataaagatgatttgtatgatttttttctcaagcaatataattatctacatgtatctgtgtatctatctatctatttatgaTTATCTATCTCATTACAAGAACAGGCCAATGATATTTGTATTCATTAAGTCGTCATTCAAATCTTTCACAGGCTACAATGATCATTTTCATGTGTCTATATCTATAAATGATTCATATCCTTTTATGAAAAACATTGTAACCCTCCACCTTAAAACCAACAATAGGTTGCCAGTGAAGGTTTCTGTAATTAGCCAAAATATTAAATCTAAAAATAAGACATTGACAAATATTTATCTCATCAAGTATCTCCTGTTTACTCATTCtgttgaatttgattttgttaaataagactAAAAATAAGATACAAGGGTTgatgtcaaaaaatttcttgGACTGAAAGctaatgaaaatacatgtacatacattgaTGATTTATCAGTAAAAGGGTTATTCTTGCTGAGGCATACCAAGTAAAATGTTATgtttcaacattttcagctgACATGCTCCATGGCCTATCTAGTGTGATATTTGTAGCCCTCCTCTTCTTGGTTTCCAAAGGTTATACAGTTACTAGGTGAGTGTTCAAAGTGTTGTTAACCCATGAAAACTTCACGCAACGCAGTGTAGAGATAGTATAGATAAAAACAAGCACCATTAGGCAGTTGGCTGGCATAGCAGTGGTATTCTAACCCGGACAGGGCttcataacacaaagcttagcaatgaaattttttttacgattgattccatgGACTACAATGTACAGTCAATTGTGAAATCAAACGTACGATCagttgctaacctttgtgttacggagccgtAGAGGCATTTCTAAACTTACTTGCTATCATTagcaataatgaaaatatgtacAACATGGCATGCTCGATTAGCAGCCATTGCGGTACTGTAGCCCTCTTGTACCACCGACATAATTTCCAAAGTAACGTGCAAGTTTTTGGTATAAAGATTCAACCATTTAGCTTAAACTCTATACCTAACTGCTTCCACACAGGGCCCGTATGAGTTTTAACGGTTCCATCCAGCTAGCAATCCTCTGTCTCTTGTATGCTGTATCCTACCTGATCTTCTCCGTCTATCAGACCATACTGTTGGACCCTAGAGATATCCTAGCCCAGTATAGTATTCAGGTTGCAGCTGGTTCAATTATTTGTCGCATTGCAGGTATTTCATGTATTTCGTTTGTGCTACTTTGCATAAGGGGATTGGGCATATAGGGATGTATAAGGGGATTTCTCTTTACTCTTTGGGAGGCTAGATAGCCCTCAGACCCAAGTATATTGTTCTCCTGGGGggttaatgaatttttttttcaatcttgcttttgcaataattttttttctattcactCTCAAACTTCTGGCTATGAGGTTGTCATTGCATATGACCTATTagtacatgtacttaattagatttattcaaattcagAAGACATAATTTACAAGAATATACAAACATGAGAAGACAGATATTACAAGAATAGaataatgacaaagaaaataagGGGAAGGATATGTAAAGCTAAGCCAATAAAGATCCCCGACTTGATTAAAGTTGTGGgcgcg is a window of Lytechinus variegatus isolate NC3 chromosome 2, Lvar_3.0, whole genome shotgun sequence DNA encoding:
- the LOC121406872 gene encoding transmembrane protein 145-like — encoded protein: MTNGLKSLEREFSYDERYLMVTDLGFLFSYLGIFLVATVNHVTLFRKHLLHVTYRLFYLSLSLQLISLLLHCIAMGCFSNNGISLPRLNNSADMLHGLSSVIFVALLFLVSKGYTVTRARMSFNGSIQLAILCLLYAVSYLIFSVYQTILLDPRDILAQYSIQVAAGSIICRIAVEK